From Astyanax mexicanus isolate ESR-SI-001 chromosome 11, AstMex3_surface, whole genome shotgun sequence, the proteins below share one genomic window:
- the trpm2 gene encoding transient receptor potential cation channel subfamily M member 2 isoform X2 gives MTSLELWQGGPLPTAVYCTVFLSSLPFPATPLSLYTSTPSLYLYLSLSVCLCVSVSMGEAAEGVEPVLVSTLAVSVAKSARYFSLSPSVQRCSLSCWVKENITKKECCFYVEDGREGICMCGYPKVQHTDEAIKPEEFMGEQWDPHRHIREAPTDAYGDISFGGIGQKTSKYIRVSSNTRVDLLYQLMTEQWKLHPPNLLISVTGGAKNFYMKTHLKDKFRRGLIKVAQSTGAWILTGGTHTGVMKHVGMAVRDYTLSSSSLEGQIVTIGVATWGVIHNREALVHPEGRFPAHYYLDEQGQGRLSCLDVNHSHFLLVDDGTNGHYGAEIELRGHLEKLISDQPLGQKESGVKIPVVCVVLDGGPGTLNTIYSSMMNGTPCVILEGSGRVADVIAHVAGLPLSKVTLALIHRLMKKFFGEEFESFSELKIIEWTKKIQDIIRMPELLTVFRIDEEKNCDLDVAILQAFLKASRSSCNMGKQNRERQLELAVAWNRVDIAESEIFTEESQWNSSDLHQAMFSALVGNKSDFVRLLLENGVCIRQFLKEEDTLLELYTHLPSCLFLRKLAKRAPAGSKIALSDVAVEVRHLLGSFTQLIYRPAPPAQHRTEATSFDISVTLPSKGSGLEIPCFEAEKAPDTVWDPGRDLFLWSVIQNKRELAEIAWEECSDCIAAALAASKILKKLAQEGGDNGEEAESMRELASHYEKQAIGVFSECHTCDEQRAQKLLTRASPSWGGATSLRLALEADDKSFIAHSGVQALLTQIWCGELAVDNPQWKLPLCMLFFPLIYTGFLAFRRDEAMRREAERTEEEKLVMDSVIGFCKDDRKKSNDGDEPPKSHVCPLNCWTRMAGLFTCPQVKFYWNIASYFGFLWLFAVVLMMDFQPTPSWREILLYVWLTSLVCEEVRQLFHDSDGFGLQKKAKMYIKDVWNILDVLSIILFIAGLACRLQTNETVFYVGKVVLCIDFIIFCLRLMAIFTISRTLGPKIIIVRRMMMDLFFFMFLLSIWVVAYGVAKQGILIQNEERFNWIVRGAVYEPYLVIFGSLPASIDNTQFSMDSCSVNATDPLKPKCPVLNEDNVPVFPEWLTIIMLCVYLLFANILLLNLLIAIFNYTFTEVQDNTDAIWKFQRYELIKEYHSRPSLPPPFILLSHIYLLITHVFLRRPSQKHKQFRQELSQSEEEELLSWESFMKDNYLASLKQDKSQSVEHRIQDTAEKVGTMSELLEREHEMGSAGMVKRLTRLEEQVCQTARALQWIMDALKSQNFKSKEEAPLMACAFKSIVSEPAESGGEDQEKEKTHHFYARQHRYTGSTLKRFPVPEEKVPWEVEFTLYQPPVYNHQEAKDSDTSALDSHRNPAGRTGIKGRGALKSLGPNHIVDPVITRTEGGVLEFLALWDQAEGCWKFPGGPAKSGENLPDRLKTTLGVKLYQQIKGKMESGAKEVFKGYVDDSRNTDNAWVETTVVTVHVDWRSILAGNGSKMGSMSEQLQWHEVSSKIAMCPYQKEALRLVAQLHHINF, from the exons ATGACATCACTAGAGCTGTGGCAGGGAGGACCACTCCCCACTGCAGTGTACTGCACTGTGTTTTTATCCAGCCTCCCCTTTCCTGCTACACCTCTGTCTCTCTATACCTCTaccccctctctctatctctatctctctctgtctgtctgtctctgtgtgagtgtgagtatggGGGAGGCAGCGGAGGGTGTGGAGCCTGTATTGGTCAGCACTCTGGCTGTCAGTGTGGCTAAAAGTGCCAGATATTTTTCTCTGTCTCCTTCCGTCCAGCGCTGCTCTCTGTCCTGCTGGGTCAAGGAGAACATCACGAAGAAGGAGTGCTGCTTCTATGTGGAGGATGGCAG AGAGGGGATTTGTATGTGTGGCTACCCAAAGGTCCAGCACACCGATGAGGCCATCAAGCCGGAGGAATTCATGGGGGAGCAGTGGGACCCACACAGACACATTAGAGAAGCCCCCACTGACGCATATGGTGACATTAGCTTTGGGGGAATTGGGCAGAAAACAAGCAAG tacatCCGTGTATCTTCAAACACGCGTGTTGATTTGCTGTACCAGCTGATGACAGAACAATGGAAGCTCCACCCCCCAAACCTTCTAATCTCAGTGACAGGTGGAGCCAAAAACTTCTACATGAAGACTCACTTAAAGGACAAGTTCAGGAGAGGGTTAATCAAAGTGGCCCAGAGCACAG GTGCCTGGATCCTGACAGGTGGCACACACACAGGTGTGATGAAGCACGTTGGGATGGCAGTGCGGGACTACACCCTCAGCAGCAGCTCCTTGGAGGGGCAGATTGTGACCATCGGTGTAGCTACGTGGGGAGTCATCCACAACCGGGAGGCTCTGGTCCATCCTGAA GGTCGTTTTCCTGCTCATTACTATCTGGATGAGCAGGGTCAGGGTAGACTCTCCTGTCTAGATGTTAACCACTCTCACTTCCTGTTGGTGGATGATGGAACGAATGGTCATTATGGGGCGGAGATTGAGCTCCGTGGACATTTGGAAaagctgatctcagatcagcctTTGGGGCAGAAAG AGAGTGGAGTGAAGATTCCAGTCGTGTGTGTGGTGCTGGACGGTGGACCTGGAACTCTAAAC ACGATCTACAGCTCCATGATGAACGGCACTCCATGTGTAATTCTGGAAGGGTCGGGCCGTGTAGCTGATGTCATTGCTCATGTGGCGGGCCTACCTCTGTCCAAGGTCACTCTGGCTCTGATCCATCGACTGATGAAGAAATTTTTTGGAGAAGAGTTTGAGTCCTTTTCTGAGCTCAAGATCATTGAGTGGACAAAGAAG ATTCAAGACATTATACGAATGCCTGAGCTGCTGACAGTGTTTCGCATTGACGAGGAAAAAAACTGTGACCTTGACGTAGCTATTCTACAAGCTTTTCTGAAAG CCTCCCGGAGCAGTTGCAATATGGGGAAgcagaacagagagagacagcTGGAACTGGCTGTGGCCTGGAACCGTGTGGACATTGCAGAGAGTGAGATATTCACTGAAGAAAGTCAATGGAAT TCCAGTGATCTGCACCAGGCCATGTTCTCTGCATTGGTGGGCAATAAATCAGATTTTGTGCGTCTTCTGCTGGAGAATGGAGTGTGCATCCGACAGTTCCTCAAAGAAGAAGACACGCTCCTCGAGCTGTACACACACCTGCCCAGCTGCCTGTTCCTCCGTAAGCTGGCCAAGCGTGCTCCAGCAGGCTCCAAGATTGCGCTAAGTGATGTGGCTGTTGAAGTGCGCCACCTGCTGGGCAGTTTCACTCAGCTGATCTACCGTCCAGCACCACCAGCCCAACACAGAACAGAGGCAACCAGTTTCGACATCAGTGTAACA CTACCATCCAAGGGATCTGGGCTGGAGATTCCATGCTTTGAGGCAGAGAAGGCTCCGGACACAGTGTGGGATCCAGGCAGAGATCTGTTCCTCTGGAGTGTTATTCAGAACAAGAGAGAGCTGGCAGAAATCGCTTGGGAAGAG TGCAGTGACTGTATAGCTGCTGCTCTGGCTGCCAGTAAGATCCTGAAGAAACTGGCTCAGGAGGGAGGGGATAATGGGGAGGAGGCAGAGTCTATGCGAGAACTCGCCAGCCACTATGAGAAACAGGCCATCG GTGTGTTCAGTGAGTGTCACACTTGTGATGAACAGAGAGCTCAGAAGCTGCTGACCAGAGCTTCTCCATCCTGGGGCGGGGCTACCTCTCTGCGCCTGGCCCTCGAGGCTGATGATAAGAGCTTCATAGCTCACTCAGGGGTCCAA GCCCTGCTGACTCAGATCTGGTGTGGGGAGTTAGCTGTGGATAACCCACAGTGGAAGCTTCCTCTCTGCATGCTTTTCTTCCCACTTATCTACACCGGATTTCTTGCCTTCAG GCGTGATGAAGCCATGCGAAGAGAAGCAGAGCGAACTGAAGAGGAGAAGCTGGTGATGGATTCTGTTATTGGGTTCTGTAAGGATGACAGAAAGAAATCTAACGATGG TGACGAACCTCCAAAGTCTCATGTGTGTCCTCTAAACTGCTGGACCAGGATGGCAGGTCTGTTCACCTGCCCTCAGGTGAAGTTCTACTGGAACATTGCGTCCTACTTCGGTTTCCTGTGGCTGTTCGCTGTGGTGCTGATGATGGACTTCCAGCCCACACCTTCCTGGAGAGAGATCCTGCTCTATGTGTGGCTTACCTCTCTAGTGTGTGAGGAGGTCAGACAG CTCTTCCATGATTCAGATGGCTTTGGCCTGCAGAAGAAAGCGAAGATGTACATTAAAGACGTATGGAACATTCTGGATGTGCTGTCGATAATACTCTTCATCGCCGGTCTGGCTTGCAG GCTCCAGACTAATGAAACAGTGTTCTATGTGGGTAAAGTCGTTCTGTGTATCGACTTCATCATTTTCTGCTTGCGCCTGATGGCCATCTTCACCATCAGCAGAACCTTAGGTCCTAAGATCATAATTGTCAGAAGAATG ATGATGGATCTGTTCTTCTTCATGTTCCTGCTCAGTATCTGGGTGGTGGCCTATGGAGTGGCCAAACAGGGGATCCTCATTCAGAACGAGGAGCGTTTTAACTGGATAGTTCGTGGAGCTGTGTATGAGCCCTACCTCGTTATATTTGGGAGTTTACCAGCTAGTATAGACA ACACTCAGTTCAGCATGGACAGCTGCAGTGTGAACGCCACAGATCCTCTGAAGCCTAAGTGTCCAGTACTGAACGAAGACAATGTTCCAGTCTTCCCAGAATGGCTAACAATAATCATGCTGTGTGTTTACCTGCTGTTCGCCAACATACTGCTCCTCAACCTCCTCATAGCCATCTTTAA CTACACATTCACAGAGGTGCAGGATAATACAGACGCAATCTGGAAGTTTCAGCGTTATGAGCTGATAAAGGAATACCACAGCCGTCCCTCACTGCCTCCACCCTTCATCCTCCTGAGCCATATCTACCTTCTAATCACACACGTGTTCCTGCGACGTCCCTCTCAGAAACACAAGCAATTCA GGCAGGAGCTGTCTCAGTCCGAGGAGGAGGAGCTGTTATCGTGGGAGTCTTTTATGAAGGACAATTATCTGGCATCTCTGAAACAGGACAAGAGCCAGAGTGTGGAACATCGCATTCAGGATACAGCAGAAAA AGTTGGGACCATGTCTGAACTGCTGGAACGAGAGCATGAAATGGGTTCAGCTGGTATGGTGAAAAGACTTACCCGCTTGGAAGAACAG gtctgtcaGACAGCTAGAGCTCTGCAGTGGATTATGGACGCCCTTAAATCTCAGAACTTCAAATCCAAAGAGGAGGCGCCTTTAATGG CCTGTGCATTTAAGAGTATAGTGAGTGAACCTGCAGAATCTGGTGGGGAGGACCAAGAAAAGGAGAAGACTCATCACTTCTACGCCCGTCAGCATCGCTACACTGGCAGCACTCTTAAGCGCTTCCCTGTGCCTGAGGAGAAAGTGCCCTGGGAG gtGGAGTTCACTCTTTACCAACCTCCAGTTTACAATCATCAAGAAGCCAAAGA TTCAGACACCTCTGCCTTAGACAGCCACAG GAACCCTGCAGGGCGAACAGGCATAAAGGGAAGAGGAGCCTTAAAAAGCCTCGGTCCTAATCACATCGTAGATCCAGTCATCACAAG AACGGAAGGTGGTGTGTTGGAGTTTCTGGCACTTTGGGACCAGGCAGAAGGATGCTGGAAGTTTCCCGGA